GGTCCAGCGATTCGAGCACCCGGCGGTGGAAACACTTGAACCCGCCGGTGGGGTCCTTGACCGGCAGGCCGGTGATCACCCGCGTGTAGATACTGGCGCCGTAGCTGAGCAGCAGACGGCTCATCGGCCAGTTGACCACGTTGATCCCCTTGACATAGCGCGAGCCGATCACGAGGTCGGCTTCCGTAGCAGCAGCAAAGAAATCCGGAAGGTAGCGAGGGTCGTGGCTGAAATCGGCGTCCATCTCGAACACCAGCTCGTAGTCGCGTTCCAGGGCCCAGCGGAATCCGGCGCGGTAGGCGCTGCCCAGGCCCAGCTTGGCCTCGCGGTGCATCACGTGGACACGCGGGTTTTCCGCGGAAA
This window of the Candidatus Glassbacteria bacterium genome carries:
- a CDS encoding polyprenol monophosphomannose synthase; protein product: MNDKALVIVPTYNEKENIVNLIAQVLEKDERLEMLIVDDNSPDGTGEVVDGISAENPRVHVMHREAKLGLGSAYRAGFRWALERDYELVFEMDADFSHDPRYLPDFFAAATEADLVIGSRYVKGINVVNWPMSRLLLSYGASIYTRVITGLPVKDPTGGFKCFHRRVLESLDLDKVQSEGYSFQIEVSFKVHRKGFKIKEIPIVFVDRHSGTSKMGKKIVIEAVWMVWWLKLQALMGLI